CTAATTGTACATGCATTCACCTGGTGTGGGACTACTGCAATCAGTTATTGGTAGTACTCCGTTAATTGTAGCAGTGCCAGTACCATTTCTAGTACCTGTTCTTTTGGACCAAATGTTTTCAAGGATCTGCATACTTAGTAGATGAGGAATAAGCTTTTCTTGTCCAGTCAACTGTTTCAAGGTTCTCTTTCTGCTAGTTAGGTTTATTTCCTAGTGAGTTTGACATTTTCTTCTAATTAGGAAAGTGCTGAATTGTGTTGGCAGGATGAGTTGACGACAACGCTAGCAGACCAGTGTCGTCATGCCCAGTATGCTGTGCAGAGAATCATCGAAAGTGCCGGGGACGAGGCCCTGCTTTTCGAGGCCTTGAATGTGAATGATGAAATCCAAAAGGTCCTATCCAAATATGAAGATCTGAATAAGCCTCCTGTTGTTTCAGAGGAATTAGAACCTGCTATGATTCCAGTCGCTGTTGAGCCTGATGATTCCCCCCGTGTTGGGAAAGAAGATGCCCTTGTCAGAAAACCGTCTGGCTCTCGAGCTGGTGCTCAGGGAGGTAACAATGATGAAATGATGGAGGATCTTGATGAGATGATCTTCGGCAGAAAATCTGGTGGCACGTCTGAAGCAGGACAACAGGACCCAAAGAAGCAGCAACCGCCTAAAGATGACCTGATCTCATTTTGAGCTTTCTGTCTTTTCGAAGAAGCTGCTGCACCCATTTGGTCGGACCGAGCCTCAGATGCTTCTGTTGCCAGACTATTTTTAGGTGTTGGAAACTTCttaatttgatgcttgaaagtcTGTTTGTTAACATCATAAACAGGAGGACTgattccttttctctttcatacctttttttttttgcggttTCCCCCCTTTGTTCATGCACATTATGTAAGTAGTGATGTGTCCGGAGTTTGGCTTTAGATAATTAATTGCTCGTGCCTGGAGGAGCTCTATACAGAATGGGTATTATGAAACTTCATACTGATTGATGTTCGTGtggtatatttattatattgtcATGTTAATTTTGCTTGTCTAGTTCATGTGGCTCTAGCCCAcgttgcttctctctctctctctctctctctctctctcttttatgaGTTGTGAAAAAATTTGGATGATTTGAATATGTCGCACTGTACATTTTTTTTGGCTGTTGATATTATTAAGCATTTAAGGTGAAATTTAAGGGCGGGATATATTTTGTGGATGTTAACGGGACATTAGCACTCtatatagaaatgaaattattttcgtTACAAAGTATTTTGTATcaaactataattttatttttttgtgaaataattaaaataatattttattcatagttctttatatgttttttaattattttactattttaagcttaaatgtttaattaagcAATTGAATTATGCCTTAATTCTCAaaatcgaaaaaattcaaataaaattagctAAATTATTATCCATATTTCTCTTAAAACATGAGATTATTTCCTGATTGAATAATAAATGGTTCTGGCCCCTCGGGGTTCGCTGTTTCAGTTTATATACTCATTGAGCTTCTTAGGAAGGCGTAAAAAGCAGAGAGATCGATCTTTCCGCGGCAATTCTCTCGCAGCAAATGGCCGGAAAATACAGCCACTCGCCCAATTCCCGGTCCAGATCGCCGGTTATCGTTTTCGTCTTCTCTCTGTTAGTCCTCTCTCTCCTATTTTACATCTTCTCCATCTTCTCATCTCCTTCTCGTCCACTTCCAGTCGATACTTCCAGAATAAACCCTAACCCTATCCCTTACCCCGACGCCGAGTACTCCTTCGTCGCCTCCCTCGAGGAATTCCTAGCTGCGAAGTCAAATGGCCAAAGATCTGGAGCGGTTCCGGATGATACTGCTGATTCGGTGACCCTGGAGGCTGTAAATAGGTTGGATGATAGGATATGGAAGACGGAGATGGAGAGGCTATATGCAGGAGACTTACCTTCGCCTCTTAAGGTTTATGTTTACGAAATGCCGTCGAAGTTCACATACGATCTGCTTTGGTTGTTTCAGAATACGTACAAGGAGACCTCTAACCTCACCTCTAATGGTAGCCCCGTGCACCGCTTGATCGAACAGGTAAATGCCGAACTTGTTCGGCTGATTTGCTGAAGAGTAGTTCCTTAATTGCTGATCGATTGAGTTTCTGTGGATTCTGTTATGAATTACATTAAAATCCTTGCAGTGTTGTGTTCTTACTATATTGTGGTATTACTGATTGTTGTACATCGGAATTCCTATTTCCTCgtgcttttaattatttttatgattttaatcTATTTGACTGATTAATTTATCTCAATTTTTTGACTGGGGTCGCGAGGAAAGAGATCTATTTAATGTGTATTATCTAGAGCTTGTTTGAATTGAATGTCGAACTTTTCAAATTACAAATTGGTAAGTTCCTTGTCTCCTTCCGCAACATACCATCAAGCTGCGGGTCTCTGGCAAAGCATGCAAttccattcttttttctttctcttttcatttgtCGTTGGAAATTACTTGAAAAGCACGTTATAGTTTTATCTTACATGCCTCTTCTAACATATTTTTGACCTGAAATAATTTTGCAATACTTAGCTAAACATGGAATATTGGCTTTCTAGttgaaatgaaaatattttaccaTTTCTATGGCAGCATTCTATTGACTATTGGCTGTGGGCTGACTTGATTGCATCGGAATCTGAAAGgcttttgaaaaatgttgtcaGAGTTCATCAGCAGGAGGAGGCAGACCTGTTCTACATTCCATTTTTCACAACCATCAGCTTCTTCTTGTTGGAGAAACAGAAATGCAAGGCACTTTATAGGGTGTGAGTGAATTTCTGATTAAAGAATTTGCATTTATGcaattattttttctcctttttttgcAATTCCATCAAACTCcagaaaatatttcattaatattatatttctcatatattttattttctactctAAGGCATAGCTTAAACTCAACTTGGAAAATCATGGTGCTGCTTGGCactgtttctatttttcttgtaattgcTGTTTCTTTTCTATTCGAGTACAAATGAACCATTATATGAGGGGTTTGTGCATTGATCATTTACTGCTCCCACATATGATCCCTCACCACTGGCTACAAATTGACAATGTTGTTTCTTGGCGAGTTGGAAATTACTTTTTCTGAGAACTAATAATTAAATGGTATCTATGTGCTTTTAAACCCTACATATAATTTTAACCAAAAACCTCATTGGTTAAAATATTGGACGGAGAATCTCATCAGCTTTCCATTTCCACTATATCTGATAACACAATCCAGatgaaaagaaaggaaatgccACCAGATGAATTGAAGATATATTGCGTAATttggtttttcatttttagGAATCAATATTTCACCTATACCTGGACTTACTGACATTCTGCAATTCTCCACGTGTGGTAGAGTGAAGAATTTACGTCCCACATACTTGTGCTGTAGATTTTGGTTAGCCTTCTTTTTCTCTGATATTTCCTTCTggaattctaaataaaatatttcatgtTTCCATTCAGCTGGCTGAAAAAGCATGTGTCTTAAATATGCATCCCCTTCGacattttttagatatatgtaCTGTAGACTtacaaaagatttttttttttttctgttttctgcttttcttttatatgttttggATCTGAAATGAGTGTACCATTTTCTGGGTATATGAAATGAGGGAAACATGTGAGCCAGAAAGTGTATTAAATTATCTGATTATGGGACTGTTATTAAGTTTTACAACAAACGTATAATTCAATTTTGCTTACTTGCTCCTTTTATATGCATTTAATCATTGATGTAGGAAGCTTTGAAGTGGGTGACAGATCAGCCTGCATGGAGACGGTCTGAAGGAAGAGACCATATACTTCCAGTTCATCATCCCTGGTCTTTCAAATCTGTTCGGCGATATATGAAGAATGCAATTTGGCTACTACCGGACATGGACTCCACAGGAAACTGGTTCTTATCTAACTCATGTTTCAATTAATATGTATAATGTCCAGTATTTGTTGTGGCTGCTGATGACTAATTAGAGTAAAAACATTTTTAGGTACAAGCCTGGGCAAGTTTACCTTGAGAAAGACCTGATACTTCCATATGTCCCGAATGTTGAGTTGTGCAATCTCAAATGCTTAGCAGAAACTGAAGGAAAGAGAAGCACACTTCTATATTTTCGAGGGAGGCTTAAAAGAAATGCTGTAAGAGATTGGTAGAGACTATTAAGTGAATTAGctctattttgatttattaaagacctttttttatttttttctaagttttTGAAGTCTAACTTTTGGAAATTAAAGATAATTCTTGATATATCTTAAAATGGCAGCAAGAATCAGGTAATGTTATGGTAATGAAATGCTCGAAATCAGTTGTGATGGCTGATGAATGGCTATTGGGAGATTGAACAGCATGTGTTCTTTTTTGATGCAGGAGTACATTAAATAGAACAGATTTAACAAACAAAATAGACGGCAACTGTAATTTTTCTAGGCCAACATATTGCCCATACTCAGTTGAACGGAAAGGAGAAGATACATGTTTAACTTGTCATATAAAGATAGTGATAGAAGATGCATGTTACAGTGACACATATTAAGGACAGTGGTTGCAATGTGTGATTATTGCTATTAGCATTACTGAAATCAATTTGTCACAGTTTTTGAAGTCTTGTCAGTCAATTTGTGCATGTGTCAATTTTCCTtgttagaaaattttgattgtaATTTCTGTAggcaatattatatttttttagaaatttgcaAGGCTTCATTTCTGTGTTATTAAGCCTTACTGCCCCCTAATTGGAGGTTATCTTATGGTTGGGAGTCAATAAAGTTTCCTTTAGGAATACTTTCATAGCAGTCTGGTAGTCCAAATAAGATCAAACTCATGATTTTATGATATCTAGCTGATTCTCTTATCATTGAAATGGAGGGATATGAAAAGTGAAGCAATAAGATGATGAAAATGTAAGTTTGTGCTATGTGGCAAAGTGTAACCATAAAAATATCAGTTTGACATGTAACCACAAATCCAGttatttatcttttctgttTATTGTATTGGAGGATGAAGTGCGATTCTCTAATTTGAGCACTTACGGCAATAGAACGCACTGGGAGTTGAGATcacatttgttttgtttttgagttttttaatattattaacagCCTAAGTAATCCAGTGCTTGCCTGGGATATTGGCTTCTTTTAATCACACTTTGAAATAGTTTTGACGTCTGATTGCCTTGTGTCTGTACTTACATCATTGTATTTCCTTTGACTTAatttgctttactttcaggGAGGAAAGATACGTGCCAAACTTGTCGCTGAATTGAGTGGTGTGGAGAGTGTAGTAATAGAGGAGGGGACAGCTGGAGAGGGAGGGAAGCAAGCTGCTCAGGATGGCATGCGCAAGTAAATTCTGGATTGTGTAATGAATTCTTTTTCATACCATTTGTTCTCTGAATACTTTATTGAGGCcgttgattttttctttttggtgatTAGGTCCGTCTTTTGCCTAAGTCCAGCTGGTGACACTCCTTCATCTGCAAGATTGTTTGATGCTATTGTTAGTGGATGTAT
This genomic stretch from Diospyros lotus cultivar Yz01 chromosome 1, ASM1463336v1, whole genome shotgun sequence harbors:
- the LOC127805895 gene encoding probable arabinosyltransferase ARAD1 → MAGKYSHSPNSRSRSPVIVFVFSLLVLSLLFYIFSIFSSPSRPLPVDTSRINPNPIPYPDAEYSFVASLEEFLAAKSNGQRSGAVPDDTADSVTLEAVNRLDDRIWKTEMERLYAGDLPSPLKVYVYEMPSKFTYDLLWLFQNTYKETSNLTSNGSPVHRLIEQHSIDYWLWADLIASESERLLKNVVRVHQQEEADLFYIPFFTTISFFLLEKQKCKALYREALKWVTDQPAWRRSEGRDHILPVHHPWSFKSVRRYMKNAIWLLPDMDSTGNWYKPGQVYLEKDLILPYVPNVELCNLKCLAETEGKRSTLLYFRGRLKRNAGGKIRAKLVAELSGVESVVIEEGTAGEGGKQAAQDGMRKSVFCLSPAGDTPSSARLFDAIVSGCIPVIVSDELELPFEGILDYRKIALFVSSSDAVQPGWLLRFLRSVSPSQIKEMQLRLAKYSRHFLYSHPAQPLGPEDLSWRMIAGKLMNVKLHTRRSQRVVKESRSMCTCECKRANMTSPPGLPLS